GAGTTTAGCTGAACAAAGTAGAGACCACTTGGGTGTCCTTTCGCTGCTGATAGGGATGTGGATCAGTGATTTCTGACATAAAAGCCCCCAAAAAGGGctgtaaataaaaacattaaaacttaAAACAGGCTTAATGATGCCGTCGTTCTACCATTCGTATTTTCCATTAGATTTGCTCTCTTATTTTCACAATGCTAACAATCTACACTAGAATTGCAAGAGGCTCTGTAAAAGCTGAACCTAGCCCTGTTGTCTTTAGAGCTGAATGCTAACGTAAGCATGCTAAAAATGCACAACATGGCTAGGGTTAGCATGTGTAATGTAACCACGTTTTAATAGTTTAGCACATTAGCCGGGTAACTACTGCTAAACAAATATGTCCACAGTACTAGGGGTACTAGGGCTAATGGGAATGTCGATATATTTACAGGTGATTATTAAAAAGCCAACAATAAGGACATTTCGGAGAGAAACATGAGTACCAAATTCCAATGGCAGTCCATCCAATATTATCATTGTCTTACTAGGCTAGGATAGCATGCTAACTTAAAATAGCTACGATAGCTCAGACGCAACTGCATAAATCACAAGACTGGAAAATGACCTTAATTACTAGATTAATGTTTATAATGTGCTTGGTTAATAACAGACTGCAAGAGGCAGAAACCGCATCACGTGTTTTTACATGTGCACTGCTCGGTTGCCAAATATCTATAAGGTCCTGAAGAGTCTAAAATATGCAAGGCAACAATGAGAGCAAACCATCATTGCATCATCTGCCCTTTATCCATCGGCCATCTCTCCACTCAGCTTCTTCTAAAGAACTGACAGACCACAGCAATGCCTTCACGACTGGGCAGCAGAGATGCAACCTAAAACAAACCATAATTATTTGTGGTCCTGCTTCAGGCAAATAAGAACATAATACAAAAGCACACACACGATGTTTGGAGTTCCAGTAAGTTCCACATCCACAGTTTGGTCTCCAGGGGATACTGGGTTCCTCTTAGTTGAACTTCTTCAACTTTTTACTGACACACGTGCACTCCCTCACATGCACTAAATGTAACTCCATCTGGTTCCCGACCTCACCAGGACAGTTTTCCTCGCCTGCCTGCTGAGAGCCTGACCGGAGCCTTTTCTCCTATAGACATTGCTTCAGACTCATACTTTCTGTTTCCACAGCCGTGCGCCTGCTGACCCAAGAATGTGGACAGCACTCCGGTACAATGTTTAACAAGGCTGAGCAGCATGTCAGAGATGGGAAATGTAGACTGTTGCTTGTTTGCTTCAGTGATATACATGCAATGTGGAGTGCATCCATTCTGGTTTTGAGGGATCCACTCTTGGGTCTTAAAGGGACAGTATGGGACTATTGTCTTGCTACAAAACTTCCCCACCCAGTGTTTTGTCTTTTAGTACATGCATGCTTCCTTCTATGCGGTGATACGTTCGTAAGAAGGAAAATGGCTCCTACTTGAAACGGCGTACAACAAAGTATGTGGATTATCTTGATTTCTGGAAAGAGACACGGTCATTTGTTGGAACTTCTAGCTACTTCTCTTTTCGATTTAGAGAGTAGGCAGACTTCCTTACTGTCGATATCTGAAACACTCCGAAACTCCCACAAAAACAATGTTGATTCAGCACTACAGCAAATATTTTCGTATAAAACTCTACATATTTTACATATCAAAGTCTGTTTTTAGGTCTTACTGAATGTGTGAGAAAAGCTGTACAAAGGCTCTTGTGGCTAGAGAGCTGTTTAAAATATGATAAATTGACTTAAGTGACATCACTTGAATCAGAGGCCTTAAGGATGAAGACTTCAAGTTGGAGAATTCATGTAACATTTCTTGCAAATAATGGTGTTTAAAATTGGAACTTGatatttactgacacatttCTATTCCTTATTTTGACAAATGCAGATCTGTAGTTATTTAGCATCATTATAAAAATACGTTTTGTTTTAAGTATTGATGTTGGAGTCCTTTTTAGCTATGGGTTTACTTATCTCTCTCCAAAAACTATATTTTGTCTTTATGCTGTCTTGTATTTCCCTATGATTTACACCATGACATTTATCTTTAAGAGGATAAAGTATTACATAACTTTTGATCCATAAAACTAGGTAATAAAACATCTGCATCAAGGTTATGAGTTACTGCATCGCCCCTTACTTTGATGTTTGCAGCTCACTGAGTGTTGGCACAGAAAACCTCCTTAACGGTAACACTTCAAAATGTCTTTACTTCAAATAGAAATGAATTCCACATTTTCCTGTCTTCAATTACAGGGTGTGTCATAAGGAGGCTGTCCAGAATTCTTCTTCACTTGTTATTTTCAGTTTTATTCTCCACAGTTGACTTGAGAGAGGCGTTCGCCCTGCTCGTATATTACATCCCGCCCCTTTCCCGAAAGCCCTCTGCTGTTACTCCAACCCCGTGGCCTGTCTGTCAACCCTTGTTCCCATGGCAATTAGTTAGAAAACCTGGCCAATTATCTGGGGCTCTCGAACGCACAGCAAACAAGCGACGATGTGCCACCATTATCCACCAAAAAACGCCTCTATAGCTGGGGGAGATTTGTGTGATGGGTTAATAGTAGGATAGTAAAAGTGCTGCAGACAGAGGCAACATTGTTGAGTTCATATAGTTTATAGTGTGCTCTGACCCTATTTAATGTGTTATAGTAAGGGTGTCTATCTACATATCCAGCTGAATGGGACGAGGCCACAAAGAGAGGACAAAGCATTAAAGCCCGTTGCAGTCCCGCTTCTGAAAAGACAGGCGTAAGGAGCGGGTTTGAAACCAAATGTCATGGTGTCACAGTGATTCAAAAAGCTGAGAGCCATGCTGCACAACCTGTTACATACTTTGCCAGGCCAAGCAACAGAGATTGAGTGTCTCTCTATTCTGTGTGTAGGTGACGCGTCCCCTCAAGAATGTGGTTCTCTTCCTCTCGCCGTTCGCTTCAATTTCCCCTCTTACTTCACTCACTGTCGCTTGAGGAATCTGGAAAACACCAGCGGGGAATGAGAGGAATTTCAGCCTTTCGTTTTTTCCCTTAACCACCCCCTCACCCCTTGCTCTCTTTACTTTGGACGCCTCTGCACAGCCGGGCTCTTGAGTTTTCTCTTGTTTCTGAATGCGGCCCAACAATAACAACCTCTCATAAACAATGGGGCTTGTTGATTGGGGGGTTGAGAAGGAGAGTGGCCCTCGGAGTATGTTCTGCTGGCACTAGGCCTCGCGAGCGATACTAAACGTTCAAAAGTACAGGCTGCATCCAAAGATTTTAGGgcaagttttaaaaaaaaaacgcacCATCTCTGAAGGACCATAAACACATGCTTTAGTTCTTTCTTAATCTATCCTTCCTTCAAACAGGACTTTGATGGACCAAACGCTGAAAGGGGTTGCTGGTCAATGTCAGGAAACCACAAAAGTACAGGGGGAAAAAAGTGGAATTCTCTGCTTTTACAGCACCCGTGGACTCGTAAAGGGAGTCTGGATCACATCGGGTAGGATTGTGAACAAGACGACCACGGATCTCTGCCCCGTCTTTTTCagcctatgggaaaaacacagctTCAGTCACATGCCAGTTAAACAGCCGAGCAACAGTTATACCCAGTGTCTGTGACATAAATCATAATAGAGTGATGTGTCCTGGAATAACTCCGACTCTTTTATTTCCATTTTGGAAGATGATACCGCACAATACAGGATATTGTCCCTCATGTGTTGAACCACTTGTATATCAACTAAAtcaaaataaaatgtcaaaGGACATTCTTTGGAATAGGATGGCTAAACAAATCACTGTCTTTTGTAATTTTCTAGAGGCCGCATACCAAAGTTAAGCTTTTGGGAATAGAAGTTTTTCCAAAATATCTCAGATGTACAAACAAAATATAACAGTCAAGAGGCTTTTGTTGCAACACACAGGTGTGGAGCTCCCCCTTGTGGACAAAATGATAATTAGCAGAAGTTTATTCTAGTTTTTGGTACATTTGGATAATGAGTCAAATGTGAAAGAAAGTCATATAAATATGTTTCTGTTATAATTCAACTTTATTCATAGGATTTAAGGAGTCACAACAAGAAATAAACACACTCTGGAAATCATTCATTCGCACACCAAGCACTCAACAAACAGGCGTTCTCTGTTCAACATCAGCATCCATGGAATGGGTTAGATGCCACTGGTCGTCATTTCCCTGCAGGCTTGAATGGATCGGACCAAACCTTCATACCTTAAGAGAAAAATTAAACATCTACAGGTTCAGAAAggcataataataaaataataatcatCTAATAATGATAATATTCCAAAAATGTCAACACTTTTAAAATCTGATTTCCAATTACCAAATATATGTTCTCCATACAGTACTAAAAGACTATCAAAATGGTGCTAATATTGTAAATCCCATCTGGAGCTCTCTACAGAACTGCATTGAGATGGTCAACCTTTGTTTGACAGACATATACCTGACAAGTCTCGCAATGTAAAGCAGGTCACTAAAGAAAGTCCAATACTTTCTGACtgattgtaaaaaaaaagatttttatAAAACAGCACTTTTTTGCGGCATTTCCACATAAACAATATTCATTGAGTATACAAAATATACCTGTTGTGTGGACCAAGTTCATAAATCTACTATGTGCTCTTACCCACGGGTTGAATGTCTGCCTGGTTGACTCCTGCCCGGTTCGTCTTCTGAACATCTCCTAGCAAAAACAGAACGGGACAGTATTGTCAGAAGATTTCGTGGTCAAAATCAATGCCATAAACAAAAAAGCTTCATTGTTCCCTTCTGTCTGCAACACTGTAATACAAGTATAAACTGTTTGTGCTGACTTTCCATCTGTGCTGGCCAAAACTGGATCAAAAATAAAAAGACTGTCCAATAAGATGAGTGGCAGAACAAAGACATTCAATAGAACCACCAACATTTCAGCGAAATACATTTTCCTGGCATCATTCTACTTTGTTCTTTGTTGTGTTTACTGTTTAAGAAAAGTGGAAAGTAACCTCTGGGTGTCCAGTTAGAAAACTCATATTGCATGCTTACAAGTCTGTGGAAAATCCTTTTAACTCTGTCCACATTTAATTTAACAGTAAATGTCAATACTAATATGTTTTGGGAACATAAAACCATTACTTCATTATGTTAAATTAAAAGCAAGAGTGCCATATAGCAGGTTAGCTGACTAGCTGGCTAACTAAATATTTAAAGatgcaaaggttttattgtcacatgcacagctacagtgtagtGATGGCAATTATAATgttaagtatatatatataagtcataaaacaatacaaaaatagAGCAAGAAAACACAGTTTAGATCATTAGCAATAAAATAGTCCAAGAAAAGGTTGCAAATTAACAATGTCTAATGTTTAGTCTAACAATAAATAGACTAAAAATAGCATGTTAAATCAAATACCATATTGGAATAAAATACTGCTTAttgtaaaaataataaaatgtgaGTTACAAACATGAATAAGTTATGGAGACACTCAGACGTTTAGCAGTCTAAGCTCGTTTATTTGAGTAAAGCAACACGTAGTTTAGCTGTGTTTACAAGGAATATGTACAATGCTTACATGTTTATTGCAACAACACACTTAAGGACACTAGTTAGGTGTCTGGTTTTGTAACCGTATTTTTAGAAAAAGCCACTTACTGTACACATGGTTATGCGCCATTGGGTAGACAAATATCGGGTATAACGCGGCGGCAATTGCTGTTACAAAGCCTCCAAATATCAACGCTATTCTCGCATTTTTTGACATTTTAATCTACCATTTGGTGATCCTCTCACCTCCAAGTGCAAGCAGTGTTTACAATTATTACTTCCGGTGTAAAGGTTACGCAAACCACGCTTTAGGGGAAAAAGCGGCGTGAAGCTCTTTTGGTTCTTCTGGGCTGCCGTCGTCAGAGTCACATGCTGCAGCACAACAATAATAAGGAAGTGTGGGAGACGAACTGTAAAGTTATTTAATTTCTTCTTTCATGGGCTTAAAACGATGAGCTTTTTGTCCATTTTGGTGTTTTTTCTATGCTGCTGTTACTCAGCAGGAGAAAACGAGCCAATTCAAACCTTTGTAATCCCTCACAGTCACATGGATGTTGGCTGGGTTTACACTATTAAGGTAGGTTTCTATCACCATTTTCTCTACAAAAAGGGTTAAACTTGATGTACATCGTGTTGTTTGAATATGCCCCCCTCCAAAAACACTGTTAACCCTTAATGTGGATGATTGTGTGTATTTTGCGCTAAAGATAATGTGTCATTTTCCATAGGAGAGTATGCACGCCTATGCAGGTAATGTGTACACCAGTGTGACTGAGGAGCTGTCAAAAGACAAGGATCGCAGGTTCATCGCTGTGGAGCAGGAGTTCTTTCGACTGTGGTGGGATCATGTGGCCACAGACACTCATAAGAAACAAGTAATGATGGGTTTACACTTTGTTCTGATGTAAAACAATGCAAAATTGTCTCAATATGTGTCTTAAAGGGACTTTCTTGTGTGGAATTTTATAATGTGTGGGGATTTGAATGAGACGGATGACAAAAAGATTGCATCGGGTGCTGACCTTAAAATTCAGAGTAAATGTTTAACCCATCATGCCTTGTGATTTCTAGGTACGACAGCTCGTAAAGGAGGGTCGGCTTGAGTTCATCCTCGGGGGCCAAGTGATGCATGACGAGGCCGTAACCGATCTAGACGACGAGATACTACAAATGACAGGTAGTGCATCACATATCCTGCCCCTGTAAATGTCATCTTGAGAGAAGAGATATGTAGTTGACCTGTTTCTCTGTGGTGCTTCAGAGGGACACGGTTTCCTTTACGAGACGTTCGGGGTGCGTCCTCAGTTTTCCTGGCACGTGGATCCATTTGGAGCCTCTGCGACCACGCCGGTCCTCTTCGCCCTGGCTGGGTTCAACGCCCACCTCATCTCTCGCATCGACTATGACCTAAAAGACACCATGCAGAAAGACAAGGTATTAGTAGATGCATCAGCACAATTACTACTGATGGCAATACTTTTTAAAAAATCACATATTGTACAACATAAGTGGCAGTTTGCACACTTTTACATTGTCAATCAGCATGTTTATTTTTCTATCTTTTGTTACAGAAACTACAGTTTGTATGGAGAGGATCCCCCTCTCTTAAGGAGAAGCAGCAGATCTTCACACACACTATGGACCAGTTTAGCTACTGCACCCCATCCAACCTGCCATTTTCCAACAGGTAGTCCATGTTTATATGATGTATTAATGACAGACAGACGTGCCTTGAACTCTCTACCTACATTTCACctaatttatattttgatatttctAAATTGAGTATTATTAAATGCACAAATTGGAGTTTTTTCACAATTTTCTTACGTCTCAGCTCTGGTTTCTATTGGAACGGAGTCGCCTTGTTCCCCGATCCCCCTAAAAACGGAGTTTACCCCAACATGAGCCTGCCCGTCACCAAGGAAACGATACACGCCTACGCCAAGACAATGGTGGATAACATCAAGCAACGTGCGGCGTGGTTTAGGACGAACCATGTGCTCTGGCCATGGGTGAGAAAGTTGTGAATCTGTGTAATAGCATCAGTTTTTACATGATTAGAATATTTATATAACATAGAACTACAATCTTGAGCTTTATTCTCGTGTTTCAGGGCTGCGACAAACAGTTCTACAACTCATCGGTGCAGTTCAACAACATGGATCCTCTAATGAAGTACATCAACCAGAACAGCAAAGAGTTTGGGGTGACGGTTCAGTACGCCACTCTCAGTGAATACTTCCAAGCCATCCACCAATCAGATGTTGTCTGGGAGCTCCGTGGAAGTGAAGATTTCCTACCATATTCCACTGGTGAGAATCTGTATCCTCACGTtaaaagacaaaacaaacacatgttTCTTGTTTAAATATAATGTACCCTGGCTGATTTATTTCCTAGAGCCGCACCAGGCGTGGACGGGGTTTTACGCCTCCAGGAATGTTCTGAAAGGAGTCGCACGACGGGCCAGCTCCCAGCTGCATGCAGCGGAGACTCTGTTCACCCAGTACCGGATCAGCTTCCCTGACGGACCTGTAGCTAAAAACTGGGCTCTGGAGAAACTGAGGGCGCTTCGCTGGGCTGTATCAGAGGTGATGTGTAAAAATACATTTCCCCTTATACAGAAAATAAAGCAAAGTCACGCCGAAATACATGACAGGGTTTCGAAATGTGGTTTGTTATTCGCAATTCTTGAGCCAATTTTAAGGTTTATTTAAAATATCCACTTTGTGTGCTTAGATAATCCCATATTTTATAATCATGTCAAACCAGGTTTATGGTGCGCTTCATTTGCTCACCTGCCAATGCCATCATAGCCCCTCTATTTGCCCTTACTTCAGGGGGAACATGGAGGAAGGGAGTCGGCAAATGTGCATAAAAGTGGCTCAACTAAATaggaataatatttaaaaatattaacTTGT
This genomic stretch from Pseudochaenichthys georgianus chromosome 18, fPseGeo1.2, whole genome shotgun sequence harbors:
- the smim20 gene encoding small integral membrane protein 20, whose product is MSKNARIALIFGGFVTAIAAALYPIFVYPMAHNHVYRDVQKTNRAGVNQADIQPVGMKVWSDPFKPAGK